cagggctcgaacctgtgtcccctgcattggcaggcggattcttaaccactgagccaccagggaagtcctaaagtgaaattttatgttttttttaaaaatatcatcacttaaaaaaaacaacaacgaagAATTAGATTTCGAATACTTGCAAAATGCTGCCTTGGCGTAGTTGTTGTGCTTTGCATTGTTTTTCAATAGGGCTTCCTCAGTCTTGGACTGAAGACTTTGGGCGGTGCTCAGAGGTGGAGGTACAGATACACGCCAGGCTACCTTTTGCGGGTTACTCTCCTAAAACTGCCGGGAGGAATGTCGCTGGCTCACACTACAGGTCTTCTTTTGCTGATACTGCTGCTGATAGAACCCAGGAAGACTCTGGGCGGTGAGTGTCCTGAGATCTGGAGAACTGGCTGCggagggggaggatgggaggCGGGCAGGAATGGAAAGGGCTCCACAGTGGTAGGCACCTGTCCACAGTGCTCTTAGGATGGTGAGGGTGTGGTTTAGCTGGACTGGCTGCCCCGGAGGTGTGGGGACCCCAGCCTAAGGCAGGGTGCCTGACCTGTGCTCGTGTGGCAGCTCTCCTCTCCTGCCAAGTCCCACCTCctactccaggaagcctttcctgatgaCCCAGGACCCATCATGAATGTGGCATGTGTCGTCCTATGGTgtctttattccctttttttgAAAGTCCTGTCTTTTCAGATAGATTTTAAGTCCCAGGAGTACAGACACTGTCTTGTATTTTTGGTACCTCAACAGTTGGTACATGACGCGAAAAAGATTCGTCAGATAAATCCTCCTATGTGCACCCAGGGGGTCCATGGTGGCATCAAAGTGCTTAATTAAACCTCAGACAGTTAAAGGTGAGGCAGGACTAAGGAAGCAGCAGATGGAGGGGGTCTGGGATGGAGACACCCTCCCTCTGCAGTCAGGCCCCTCATGGGGAATCTCCGGGGACACACCTGTGTTTTTCTCTCATGGATGCTCACTCCCTCTGCCTCCACCTCACTGTCAGACCTCAGTCCAGACCTGGACAGCCCTGGTGTGAAGTCCAGGGCTCAGTGGACACAAAGCCTTTCCTCCAGTATGACAGTGATAGAAACAAGGTCAAACCTTTGGGTCTCCTGGGGGAGGAGGTAAATGCCACCAAAGCATAGACAGAATTGAGCCAAATGCTGGGAGAAGTGGGGCGAGAGCTCAGGATGGTCCTGCCTGTCATCACACTGGACAAAAGGGAGACCAGGGGTAAGTATGGGAAGGGGGTGGGTAGCTGGAGACAGTCAGCaagagaggggaaggagcagAGCACGTGCAGGGAAAGCTTCGTGTGAAAGAACGGAACACGGTCCAACCTAGAGACCTGGTGGACCTGATGGGCAGGAGAGGGCAAGTCATGGACAGAAGAGCACAGGCCTCTGGATGTGCAGAGGCACACTTGAGCTACGGGGGCGGGGGACGGCGGGCTGTGGACAGTCCAGGATGCTTCTTTGTGTAGGGGCACAGATCCGCCCACCCTGCAGGTCAGGCTGTGTCGTCAGCGCAAAGCAGAGCGGTGCACTGCTGCATCCTTGCCTTTCAGCGTCAGCAGACACACAGCCCTCCTTGCCGCGATGAACGTGAACCGGACAGTCATCACTCCTGGAGCCACAGGGGTCAAGGAGGAGTGGGAGAACAACCAGGAACCGGCAGAGTGTTTTAGGAAGATCTCAACGGGAGACTGCAGGCACTGGTTTAGAGAATTCCTAGCACACTGGGAGAACATGCTGGATGGAACCAGAGCCCACGGGTGACTGAGCGGGGTGCGGAGGAGATGGTAGCTCTCTTCAAAGGTCTAGTGCCTTCCCTGTGTGGATGTGAGCACCTGTGTGTGTGCGATTGAAAatatggtggatggatggagtgATTGATCTCTTGGTGGACTTCCTGTCTGGAGAATTCAGTGACGGGCATAGCATAGGATTTCCCAGCATCCACCTCTCCTAGCCCACCTCCCTCAGCACAGGAAGGAGCCCCCTTCCCCGTTAACCAATGACCCAGTCCCCCTGCCCTGCTAGATGGTCCCCAGATCTATATATGTATTGTGCTTCCAggccttctctccttcctgttgTAGTGATCCTTTAACCAGCTCAGATGTCACTTAATGaagccctcacccctccccagacAGAATCCAGCACCCCCAGATGTGTCCTCCTCAAAAAGGACTCCCCACAGTAGACAGGGCCACCTGCATGATAATCAGATGGACACTTGCTGTCTCCCTCAGCAGTGATACGAGCTCCGTGAGGACAGGGCATAACCCCTGTTCATCTTTCTACCCCGGTGGTTTCACATAATGGGTCAGTAACTTTGTGGGGGGGACGTGTGCTGTCTGAGGAGGGTAGCTGCTGAGGAAGGTGTATTCTTAGGTTTCACACAGCTTTtgctttattgtttgttttagaaCCACCATTAAATGCCCCAGATAATGACCAGTCTGTATCTATCCAATTAATTGAATGGATCATCCCTTGATTTTCACCTGCTTCGTCCTAATTGACTTCATCGTCATGAAACTTATGAAGAAGTCAGGGACCACAGCAGGTGAGAATCAGGCTGGGCTCTGGCTCCTCGGCCTGTCATGTTCTGGTAAGGACTTGGGAGAGGTGAGCCATGGGTCTCACCCAAGCGCCTGTCCACTGATCCATCTCTACCTAGAAATGCTGCACTTTCTCAGTCTTGGGCCCCCGCACTTCCCAGTAAGGCTGGGGATTACTCTTCTGTTGGGGTAGAAGAGGCTGGTATGGGCAGCAGGACAGTGCAGTGAGGGGAGGGGAAACCAGGCATCCACTcctgtgggggggagggggcgggccggGTCTAAGATCTCAAAAGGCTGGCGGGGGGGTGTTGTCTTGCTGAGATGGTACCCAGGGTTCCCGCATCCtctgatgaaaacattttttgttctctGATGATAGAGTGATTTAGTTCAACAATTTACCTGATGTTCTAACAGCCGTTCCATCATCTGATGTTTCTTCCCTGGACCAGGAGAAGGTGGAAATGTTAGACCAACCCTTGGTGGAAAAAACTGACCCTTGATGACAGTCTGGCTGCTGATCTAATATATTATCTTCTACTCAGAGGTGGGTTTACCAAGAAGGTAAAGAACCCCTTGCTTTCCACGGCTGTTGATGAGCTCTTACGGCCGGAGTTAAGAGGAAAGGAAACGTGTCCAACCACCTCCCTGTACCTTTGGGAGGAGCCTCTCCACTGTGTCTCATGGGCCTTCCCATCAAAGGGAGGGTCGGCACCTGAAATAAAAGAGAGCTCTGTGTGCCCAGTTGTACCGGACCGTtacctaacacaatacacaaaactTCATTCAGAATGgatgaaagacttaaatataagacctaaaactataaaatcttagaagaaaacataggacaaaagCTTCACGACATTCGATTTGGCTATGATTTCTTGGACATGAGACCAAagacacaggcaacaaaagaagaaaatagacaaattgaacttcatgaaatttaaacattttgcaCATGGAAAGACAGTATCAAAAGAGTTAAAAGGCAACCCACTGAAAGGGAGGAAATGTTTgtgaatcatatatctgataagggattaatatccagaatatatagaaaactcctaaaactcaaccacaaaaacacaaacaacctgattgaaaaacgggcaaaagacttgaacagatatttctccaaagaagataaaccgtaggcacatgaaaattgctcaacatcactaatcatta
The nucleotide sequence above comes from Physeter macrocephalus isolate SW-GA unplaced genomic scaffold, ASM283717v5 random_1181, whole genome shotgun sequence. Encoded proteins:
- the LOC102985705 gene encoding LOW QUALITY PROTEIN: retinoic acid early transcript 1E (The sequence of the model RefSeq protein was modified relative to this genomic sequence to represent the inferred CDS: substituted 1 base at 1 genomic stop codon) produces the protein METPSLCSQAPHGESPGTHLCFSLMDAHSLCLHLTVRPQSRPGQPWCEVQGSVDTKPFLQYDSDRNKVKPLGLLGEEVNATKAXTELSQMLGEVGRELRMVLPVITLDKRETRGKYGKGVGSWRQSAREGKEQSTSTGAGDGGLWTVQDASLCRGTDPPTLQVRLCRQRKAERCTAASLPFSVSRHTALLAAMNVNRTVITPGATGVKEEWENNQEPAECFRKISTGDCRHWFREFLAHWENMLDGTRAHGTTIKCPR